The following is a genomic window from Clostridium fungisolvens.
AAGGGAATAACTGAAGATGAATATGGATTTTTTTAGATTGATAAATAATTTAGCAAATAAAAACGTAGTTATGGATAAAATAATGATTTTCTTTTCAAAAGATGTACCTTATATTTTTATGGCAATAACCGCCATAGTGTTTTTCGTAGGAATTATAAATAAAAAAGATGAGTATAGAAAAATTGCCTTTAATACCTTCCTCATTACACTAATTAATTTAATAATTAGTTTTATAATTGGAAACATATATTACGTTAATAGGCCTTTTGTTAATAACAAAGTGAATTTATTAATGACTCACCCAGCAGATGCATCTTTTCCAAGTGACCATGCAACTGGAACAATGAGCATAGCATTAGGACTTAGAAGATATAATAAGATGCTTAGCATAATATTAATGGTACTTTCATTAATCGTAGGGTTTTCGAGAATATATGTAGGGCATCACTATCCTTTAGATATAATTGGTGCATACATTATTGTTGCTATAACAGGACATATTTATGATTTGAAATTAAGAGATAAAGTTAATAGATTGTATGATGTAGTAGAGAAAAAAATAGTAGCTATCCGTTTATAATGGATAGCTATTATTTTTATGCTTTTATCTACAATTAATAAAATCAGGCCTTCCAGCTACATGCAGTTTCTTC
Proteins encoded in this region:
- a CDS encoding undecaprenyl-diphosphatase — protein: MNMDFFRLINNLANKNVVMDKIMIFFSKDVPYIFMAITAIVFFVGIINKKDEYRKIAFNTFLITLINLIISFIIGNIYYVNRPFVNNKVNLLMTHPADASFPSDHATGTMSIALGLRRYNKMLSIILMVLSLIVGFSRIYVGHHYPLDIIGAYIIVAITGHIYDLKLRDKVNRLYDVVEKKIVAIRL